The following are from one region of the Chionomys nivalis chromosome 16, mChiNiv1.1, whole genome shotgun sequence genome:
- the Rgs20 gene encoding regulator of G-protein signaling 20 isoform X5, producing MIPTPTLEEVCAWAQSFDNLMVTPAGRNAFREFLRTEFSEENMLFWMACEELKREANQSAIEEKARIIYEDYISVLSPKEVSLDSRVREGINRNMVDPSQHIFDDAQLQIYTLMHRDSYPRFMNSTVYKDLLKSLAEKAVEA from the exons CCCCACTCCCACTCTGGAAGAAGTCTGTGCCTGGGCCCAGTCCTTTGATAACCTAATGGTCACTCCGGCTGGAAGAAACGCATTCCGGGAATTTCTCCGGACGGAGTTCAGCGAAGAAAACATGCTTTTCTGGATGGCCTGTGAAGAGCTGAAGAGGGAAGCAAATCAAAGCGCCATCGAGGAGAAAGCCAGGATAATCTATGAAGACTACATTTCTGTTCTGTCTCCTAAAGAG GTCAGCTTGGACTCCCGAGTACGGGAAGGCATCAACAGAAACATGGTGGATCCCTCCCAGCACATATTTGATGATGCCCAGCTTCAGATTTACACCCTCATGCACAGAGACTCCTACCCCCGCTTCATGAACTCCACCGTCTACAAGGATTTGCTCAAGTCCTTAGCTGAGAAAGCAGTGGAGGCATAG